A window of the Streptomyces sp. NBC_00250 genome harbors these coding sequences:
- a CDS encoding LCP family protein: MKFPRPWRPRRPLFVPAALAALAALAPGALAAAAPTDLPAPEKGLNLLVVGIDSRKGVTAEEKERFRLGGQECDCTDVMMLVHISAENDRVDVVSLPRDSLTSFPDQHRDRRTGKLHAAHQSKINGAWAEGGSSFTVETVESMTGLPVHRYLEIDFRRFMDTVDRVDGGVPICTEKALKDPATGIDLAPGTKPVGGGEALQYVRSRKADGQMDFGRIQKQQKFVVNTLERLREGVLDDPDRLRGFAETLRGTGATERGISPAELLTLAARLHDLPPDRMGFATVPVRGFNPDIAGVGSTLAWDEKGAADVFGRLRDDHPLPAADEVAPSQIPVGTYAPTPGASLICP, from the coding sequence ATGAAATTCCCGCGTCCGTGGCGGCCGCGCCGTCCGCTGTTCGTCCCGGCGGCGCTCGCCGCTCTCGCCGCCCTGGCTCCCGGCGCCCTCGCCGCAGCCGCCCCCACCGATCTCCCCGCCCCCGAGAAGGGGCTGAACCTGCTCGTGGTCGGCATCGACAGCCGCAAGGGCGTCACCGCGGAGGAGAAGGAACGTTTCCGACTGGGCGGGCAGGAGTGCGACTGCACGGACGTGATGATGCTCGTGCACATCTCGGCGGAGAACGACCGCGTCGACGTCGTGAGCCTGCCGCGCGACTCGCTCACCTCCTTCCCCGACCAGCACCGCGACCGTCGCACCGGGAAACTGCACGCCGCCCACCAGTCGAAGATCAACGGCGCCTGGGCCGAGGGGGGTTCCTCGTTCACGGTGGAGACCGTCGAGTCGATGACGGGGCTGCCCGTCCACCGCTACCTGGAGATCGACTTCCGGCGCTTCATGGACACCGTCGACCGCGTCGACGGCGGAGTCCCCATCTGCACGGAGAAGGCCCTCAAGGACCCGGCCACCGGCATCGACCTGGCGCCCGGCACCAAGCCGGTCGGCGGCGGCGAGGCGCTCCAGTACGTACGGTCGCGGAAGGCCGACGGGCAGATGGACTTCGGCCGCATCCAGAAGCAGCAGAAGTTCGTGGTCAACACCCTCGAACGGCTCCGCGAGGGCGTCCTCGACGATCCCGACCGACTGAGGGGCTTCGCAGAGACCCTGCGCGGGACCGGCGCGACCGAGCGGGGCATCTCGCCGGCCGAGCTGCTCACACTCGCCGCGCGGCTGCACGACCTGCCTCCGGACCGTATGGGATTCGCGACCGTGCCCGTACGCGGCTTCAACCCGGACATCGCGGGCGTCGGATCCACGCTCGCCTGGGACGAGAAGGGCGCGGCGGATGTCTTCGGGCGGCTGCGCGACGACCATCCGCTGCCGGCGGCCGACGAGGTCGCGCCC
- a CDS encoding rodlin: protein MIKKIMAAAAVTASVVGASAAAASPALAIANDGGTTSLSGNGAHQSFGNSKTHGDMSPQFSAVQGSLNKLCLGAPVKANLGSIGGAVPIAVQDINVLSSPQNQQCTENSTQAKGDEPLSHIVEDIPILSGNGAYNG from the coding sequence GTGATCAAGAAGATTATGGCGGCTGCGGCTGTGACGGCCTCTGTTGTCGGCGCTTCTGCTGCGGCGGCCTCCCCGGCGCTCGCCATCGCCAACGACGGCGGCACCACCTCGCTGTCCGGAAACGGCGCGCACCAGTCGTTCGGCAACTCGAAGACACACGGCGACATGAGCCCCCAGTTCTCGGCCGTCCAGGGCTCGCTCAACAAGCTCTGCCTCGGGGCCCCGGTCAAGGCCAACCTCGGTTCGATCGGCGGCGCCGTCCCGATCGCCGTCCAGGACATCAACGTCCTGTCCTCCCCGCAGAACCAGCAGTGCACCGAGAACTCCACCCAGGCCAAGGGTGACGAGCCGCTGTCGCACATCGTCGAGGACATCCCGATCCTCTCCGGGAACGGCGCCTACAACGGCTGA
- a CDS encoding chaplin, translated as MNCKKAAAVVAGIIMAMGAATPAFADAGAEGLAFGSPGVLSGNVVQIPIHAPINVCGNSVNVIGALNPAAFNTCVNA; from the coding sequence ATGAACTGTAAGAAGGCTGCTGCCGTCGTCGCCGGAATCATCATGGCCATGGGTGCGGCGACCCCCGCCTTCGCCGACGCGGGCGCCGAGGGCCTGGCGTTCGGTTCGCCTGGCGTCCTCTCCGGCAACGTCGTCCAGATCCCGATCCACGCGCCGATCAACGTCTGCGGCAACAGCGTGAACGTCATCGGCGCGCTGAACCCGGCCGCGTTCAACACCTGCGTCAACGCCTGA
- a CDS encoding rodlin codes for MIKKVMATAAAAAAIVGASAAVASPALAIANDGGTTSLSGNGAHQEYGNSTTYGHMSPQFALVQGSLNKPCVGLPAKVNAGSVLGAVPIAVQDINVLSSPQNQQCTENSTQAKGDEALSHILDDIPVLSGNGVGNN; via the coding sequence GTGATCAAGAAGGTTATGGCCACTGCGGCCGCAGCCGCGGCCATCGTCGGTGCCTCCGCCGCCGTGGCCTCCCCCGCCCTCGCCATCGCCAACGACGGCGGCACCACGTCGCTCTCGGGCAACGGCGCTCACCAGGAGTACGGCAACTCCACCACGTACGGCCACATGAGCCCGCAGTTCGCGCTCGTCCAGGGCTCCCTGAACAAGCCCTGCGTCGGCCTGCCGGCCAAGGTCAACGCCGGTTCGGTCCTCGGCGCCGTCCCGATCGCCGTCCAGGACATCAACGTCCTGTCCTCCCCGCAGAACCAGCAGTGCACCGAGAACTCCACCCAGGCCAAGGGTGACGAGGCGCTCTCGCACATCCTGGACGACATCCCGGTCCTGTCGGGCAACGGCGTCGGCAACAACTGA
- a CDS encoding carboxylate--amine ligase, with product MLRRQSFDTSVPTVLVRLDRNPFHHGTLGAVRSLGRAGIPVHAVIESSTSPVARSRYLRSARASPETTSSTGLAGLLHGIADEVAAETATESADDPSTSLVVLPLDDVSALALARRRAELSPRFLLPHQTEEQLLRVADKAALAETCADLGLPHPRTELPVDADEAAAMAWSLGLPVVAKWSRPWLLPAGGGLRSTSIVRSLSEVRELYARTPEAGSRLLLQRLLPAGRDLDWFFHGYVDTEGRCTTGATGRKERSWPDGAGLTAVGRWTANPAVDRTARELCDALGYRGVCDLDFRLDRSTGAYHLLDFNPRPGAQFRLFTDPDGLDVVRALHLDLTGRPVPPYSPAYGRRFVVENYAALSLLTSPHRRAADGGGGGGAPRWTEYAWCAADDPGPAFAMGRAWLGHLLRKALTALRGLLRSRRARPAPASPPAPPPARSSSNQLTPR from the coding sequence GTGCTGCGTCGTCAGAGTTTCGACACCAGCGTTCCCACCGTCCTTGTGCGGCTCGACCGGAATCCCTTCCATCACGGCACCCTCGGAGCCGTGCGCTCGCTGGGCCGGGCGGGAATTCCGGTCCATGCCGTCATCGAATCGAGCACCAGCCCGGTGGCCCGCTCCCGCTATCTCCGCTCGGCCCGCGCGAGTCCGGAGACGACCTCCTCCACCGGGCTGGCCGGGCTCCTCCACGGGATCGCGGACGAGGTGGCGGCGGAGACCGCGACCGAGTCCGCCGACGATCCGTCAACTTCCCTCGTGGTCCTCCCCCTGGACGACGTCAGCGCCCTCGCCCTGGCCCGCCGCCGCGCCGAGCTCTCCCCCCGCTTCCTCCTCCCCCATCAGACCGAGGAGCAGTTGCTGCGGGTCGCGGACAAGGCGGCACTCGCCGAGACCTGCGCGGACCTGGGCCTGCCCCATCCCCGTACCGAACTCCCCGTCGACGCCGACGAGGCCGCCGCCATGGCCTGGTCCCTCGGGCTCCCGGTGGTCGCCAAGTGGAGCCGCCCCTGGCTGCTTCCGGCCGGCGGCGGGCTGCGCAGCACCTCGATCGTGCGCTCCCTCTCCGAGGTGCGGGAGTTGTACGCCCGCACTCCGGAGGCCGGCAGCCGGCTGCTGCTCCAGAGGCTGCTTCCGGCGGGCCGGGACCTGGACTGGTTCTTCCACGGGTACGTGGACACCGAGGGCCGCTGTACGACGGGGGCGACCGGCCGCAAGGAGCGGTCCTGGCCGGACGGGGCCGGGCTCACCGCCGTGGGCCGCTGGACGGCGAACCCGGCCGTGGACCGGACGGCCCGCGAGCTGTGCGACGCGCTGGGCTACCGGGGCGTGTGCGACCTCGACTTCCGGCTCGACCGGTCCACGGGCGCCTACCACCTGCTCGACTTCAACCCCCGGCCCGGCGCCCAGTTCCGGCTCTTCACCGACCCCGACGGCCTGGACGTGGTCCGGGCGCTCCATCTGGACCTCACCGGGCGGCCCGTACCGCCGTACTCCCCCGCGTACGGCCGCCGGTTCGTCGTCGAGAACTACGCGGCGCTGTCGCTGCTCACGTCCCCGCACCGCCGGGCCGCCGACGGAGGCGGAGGTGGAGGCGCGCCCCGGTGGACCGAGTACGCCTGGTGTGCGGCCGACGACCCCGGGCCGGCGTTCGCCATGGGCCGCGCCTGGCTCGGGCACCTGCTGCGCAAGGCCCTGACCGCGCTCCGCGGACTGCTCCGGTCCCGACGCGCGCGCCCCGCTCCGGCTTCCCCGCCGGCACCGCCGCCGGCCCGCAGCTCCTCCAACCAGCTCACCCCACGATGA
- a CDS encoding FAD-dependent oxidoreductase, producing the protein MYDLVVVGAGPYGLSVAAHAAARGLHLRTFGRSMASWHAMPPGMFLKSEPWASHLSDPQGAYGLDAYAATRGVRAAHGVPLPVDFFAAYGDWFARQAVPALDERLIGSVAPAADGFELLAEDGEALRARTVALAVGVLPFMEVPGPLRDLPRRYVTHSSHHGGLDRFAGLDVTVVGAGQAALETAALLVEQGAATVRILARADRLNWNTLPPALDRGPWPTLRAPHTGLGCGWRNKLYADTPGVFRRLPAATRERIFDSALGPAGAWWLRERFAAVGDVRLGQRITAAAVTGDERVRLDVAGPDGTTVLETDHVVAATGFTPSLDRAGVLSPALRGTLRTVGAGGAPEVGGLFESSWPGLFLAGLLTAPSYGPSMRFVFGAEYTAGRLVRGVRQRLRAGARGGAVGRPRTGGKAPVSA; encoded by the coding sequence ATGTACGACCTGGTGGTCGTCGGGGCCGGACCGTACGGCCTGTCCGTGGCCGCGCACGCGGCCGCCCGCGGGCTGCACCTGCGGACCTTCGGCCGCTCGATGGCGTCCTGGCATGCCATGCCCCCCGGCATGTTCCTGAAGTCGGAGCCCTGGGCCTCCCATCTCTCCGACCCGCAGGGGGCGTACGGGCTCGACGCCTACGCCGCCACGCGGGGCGTGCGCGCCGCGCACGGGGTGCCGCTGCCGGTCGACTTCTTCGCCGCGTACGGCGACTGGTTCGCCCGGCAGGCCGTGCCCGCGCTCGACGAGCGTCTGATCGGCTCGGTCGCGCCCGCCGCCGACGGCTTCGAGCTGCTCGCCGAGGACGGCGAGGCCCTCCGGGCCAGGACGGTGGCGCTGGCGGTCGGCGTCCTGCCGTTCATGGAGGTCCCCGGGCCGCTGCGGGACCTGCCCCGCCGGTACGTCACCCACTCCAGCCACCACGGCGGGCTCGACCGCTTCGCCGGCCTGGACGTCACCGTCGTCGGGGCCGGTCAGGCGGCTCTGGAGACGGCGGCGCTCCTCGTCGAACAGGGCGCCGCGACCGTACGGATCCTCGCCCGCGCGGACCGGCTGAACTGGAACACCCTGCCCCCGGCCCTCGACCGCGGCCCGTGGCCCACCCTGCGCGCCCCGCACACGGGGCTCGGCTGCGGCTGGCGGAACAAGCTGTACGCCGACACCCCGGGTGTCTTCCGGCGCCTGCCGGCCGCCACCCGCGAGCGGATCTTCGACTCGGCGCTCGGCCCGGCGGGGGCCTGGTGGCTGCGCGAGCGGTTCGCGGCGGTCGGGGACGTACGCCTCGGGCAGCGGATCACCGCGGCGGCCGTGACCGGGGACGAACGGGTCCGGCTCGACGTGGCGGGTCCGGACGGGACGACGGTCCTGGAGACGGACCATGTCGTGGCGGCCACCGGCTTCACCCCGAGCCTGGACCGGGCGGGAGTCCTCTCCCCGGCGCTGCGCGGCACCTTGCGCACGGTCGGCGCGGGCGGTGCTCCGGAGGTCGGCGGTCTCTTCGAGTCCTCGTGGCCGGGCCTCTTCCTCGCCGGGCTGCTCACCGCCCCTTCGTACGGTCCCTCGATGCGGTTCGTCTTCGGCGCCGAGTACACGGCGGGGCGTCTGGTGCGAGGGGTGCGGCAGCGGCTGCGGGCGGGCGCCCGGGGCGGGGCGGTGGGCCGGCCGCGTACGGGCGGGAAGGCTCCGGTCTCGGCATGA